The genomic region CCGGTCGGGCTTGAAATACCACGGCTTGGGCGATCTCGCGGTTCTGACCGCTTTCGGCCTGCTGGGCAGCCTGGGAGCCTGGATGGTGCAGACCGGCTCCGCCGCCTGGCTGCCCGTGATTTTCGCCCTGCCCCAGGCCCTGCTGGTGGCGGCCATTCTTCACGCCAACAACTGGAGGGACGCCCCCACGGATCACCGCGGAGGCATCCTTACCCCGGCCATCATACTGGGTGACCGCGGTTCGTCTATCTATTTCCACGCCCTGCTGATCTTACCGTTCCTGCTGGTGCCCTCGTTTGTGGTGTTGCCACGCTGGGTTGCCCCGCATCTTTCTCCCCTGCCGGCAGCCTGCCTGGCATCCCTGGCGGCCTTTCCTGTTGCCCGGCGCCTTCTCGTCCGCACGCGGCAACGCCACTCCGCCACGGATCGTGCGGACTTTCCAGCGCTTGACGGCGCCACAGCACGATTGAATCTGATTTTCGGCCTGCTGCTCAACGCCGGCCTGGCGTTCCACCTGGTGCTGCAACCGTAATAC from Candidatus Aminicenantes bacterium harbors:
- a CDS encoding prenyltransferase gives rise to the protein MASGMPLTDTPNALFFTRWWIAARPFSFPASTMPVLFGALLAAVLTAGSPHWGRLLLSLAAMLLLQSGANILNDATDFRCGLDREPTPGSGAVVRHLLTPRQALHGAALLFGMGTLLGLFLAWQTTWWLLAVGATGVFLGVFYSPGGRSGLKYHGLGDLAVLTAFGLLGSLGAWMVQTGSAAWLPVIFALPQALLVAAILHANNWRDAPTDHRGGILTPAIILGDRGSSIYFHALLILPFLLVPSFVVLPRWVAPHLSPLPAACLASLAAFPVARRLLVRTRQRHSATDRADFPALDGATARLNLIFGLLLNAGLAFHLVLQP